TAGGCCCTTGCCATTGTCGATGACGTCGATTCGAATTGCGCCATTCTGACGGCCGGCTTGAATCCGGATTATGCCGTGCGAACCGTCCTTTTGTTCCAGCCCGTCGATTGCCTCGGCGGCGTTCTTGATCACATTGCCGAAGGCCTGCGCCATCAGCCGGCTGTCGAAAGTGCCCTTCAGCGGCTCGTTGCCGAATATCCGTTCGAAGATAATGTCCGCGCGGCTGACTTCGACCAGGAACGAAGCCTCGCGCAGCGCTTCGCGCAGGTCTATGGCCTTCATCTCGGGTTTGGGCATGCGTGCGAAAGCCGAGAATTCATCGACCATGCGGCCGATGTCCTCGACCTGCCGGATGATCGTGTCGGTACACTGGTCGAAAACCTCGCGATCCTCGGTGATGACCTTGCCATAGCGGCGCTTGATGCGTTCGGCCGATAGCTGGATCGGCGTCAGCGGATTCTTGATCTCGTGGGCAATGCGCCGCGCCACGTCTGCCCAGGCGGAAGAGCGCTGGGCCTGGACCAGGTCGGTAATGTCGTCGACCGTCACGACATAGGATTTTTCCTCGGAGCCGTCGTCGCCAGCCTCGATGGTGATCTGGACATTGAAGGTCCGCTCGGCGCCGGCGCGATAGAAGGTCACCTGCTCGCGGTAGACCGGCTTGCCGGATTTGCGGCCGATCTCGAAGACGCGGCCGACATGCGGCAGAATGGCGGAAAGGTTCTGGCCGAGCGCGGCGCTGGCGGAGATGGCCAGCATCGATTCGGCCGAACGGTTGACGATGGTGATAATGCCGTAGGGATCGACGCCGATAACGCCCGCGGTGACGCCCGCGAGCACGGCCTCCGAAAAGCGCCGCCGCTCGTCGATCAGGTCCTTTGCCGACAGGATTTCGTTGCGCTGCGATTTCAACTCCAGCAGCATCTTGTTGAACGTGTCGCCGAGCGAGGCGACATCGCCATCCGAAGGCCTGACGGGTACCGCGACGTCGAGATTGCCGGTCGCGACCTCGTCGGCGGCACCGATGAGCTGGCGGATGGGGCGCACAAGACGGTCGGCGACGGCAATGCCGGTCCAGATTGCCGACAGGATGATGATCAGTGTCAGCGACAGGTAGGGCAGCGCGAAGGCCACCTGCGAGGTGCGCCTGTTGTCTTCGAGATTGCGATACTCGTCCGTGTTGGACCTGACGATCTGCCGCGCCTTGATCACCTCGGGATCAACAAGGCGGATGGTGTAGAGATAGAGCCCCTCGATCTCGCGCAGCTTGACGATGGCGCCCATGATGTTGCGGGTGCGCGGTTCGATTAGAACCGGCTTGCCGTCGCTGGCGCTGCTGACCGCACCTTCGGGCGGTTCCGGCATGGCGAAATCGGCATCGGTCTTGGCGCTCATGACGAAAGAACCGTCGGGCTTGATCAGCGCGGCATGGGCCAGTCCACGTCCCACGGATTCCTTGTTCATCAGATCGAGAAAACCAGTCCGATCAAGACCATATAGCGTGCGGGACGCATCGAGGTCATAAGCCATCGATAATGTCGTGCCCTGCAGGTTGCGGGCATTTTCCTGCACGTAGGCGTCGGCGATCGATAGCGAAGAATTGACGATCGTCTTGGTGCGAATCTCGAACCAGCGGTCGAGGCCGATATCGAGCGTTATCGAGGCGATGATCGCCACCATGATGGCGGGAATGGCTGCAACCAGCGCGAACATGGCGACGATGCGCACATGCAGCCGCGAGGCCGCCTTGCCATGACGGCGCGCCATGACGATGCGATGCACCTCGCGTCCGACCAGCGCGATGAGAACGAGGACGAAAGCGGCATTGAGCCCGATCAGCGCCCATGTCGTCTTGGCGTCTGGCGCAATCGGCGTTGCACCGACCAGGATGGCGAATGAAATGGCCGCCATGACCAACGCTCCGCCGACCGCAACCACGCCGGGCAGCGCCAGCAGGCGGCGCCCGTCGCGCGCGCCGGGTTCACTGAAAAGCTGTTTGTTGAGGGTCGGTGCCTGCGGAGCCATATCGCCGTCTGGAGCCAGTGATTGCGTCCGATCTATGCAACGCATTGTGGCGATTATGCAACAAGTGTGACAACGACGGAAATCTTTCGCCGTTTAGTCCCCCGAAAAGAGGCGATGTCGGATCAGCGCTCAGCCCGGCCGCGATGATTTGTAGACGTTGACGCCCAGTTCGCGAATCTTCTTGCGCAGCGTATTACGGTTCAGCCCCAGCAGTTCCGCGGCCTTGATCTGGTTGCCGCGGGTTGCCGTCATCGAGGCCAGCACCAGCGGATATTCGACCTCGGACAGGATGCGCTGATAGAGGCCAGCGGGTGGCAGTTCGCCGGCAAACGAGGCGAAATAGCGCTGCAGGAAGTGCTCCACCGCCTGGCCGATCGACAGGTCGTCGGGAATGAGGTTGCCGCCGCCGGGTACCACGGGACGCTCGCCGGTCTTCAGCTCCGCCTCGATGATTTCGGCGGAGATCTCATCCTGCGAATAGAGCGCGGCCAGCCGGCGAACGAGATTTTCCAGTTCGCGCACATTGCCCGGCCACGGATAACGCTTCATCAGTTCGATGCCGCCGGACGAGATGCGCTTGGTCTGCAGCCCCTCCATCTCGCCAAGCTTGAAGAAGTGACGCACGAGATCGGGCACGTCCTCGGAACGCTCGCGCAACGCCGGCAGCCTGAGCGGCACGACATTGAGGCGATAGAACAGATCCTCGCGGAACAACCCCTGATTGATGAGCGTGCGCAGATCCTTATTGGTGGCTGCGACGATGCGCACGTCGGTCTTGATCGGTGTGCGGCCGCCGACCGTCGTGTACTCGCCCTGTTGCAGCACGCGCAGCAGGCGCGTCTGCGCCTCCATCGGCATGTCGCCGATCTCGTCGAGGAACAGCGTGCCGCCCTCGGCCTGCTCGAAGCGGCCGGTGGACCGGTTCTGAGCACCGGTGAAAGCGCCCTTCTCGTGCCCGAACAGCTCCGATTCGATGAGATCGCGCGGAATTGCCGCCATGTTGATGGCAACGAAAGGGCCGCCACGGCGACGGCCATACTCATGCAGCGCGCGCGCCACCAGTTCCTTACCGGTGCCGGATTCGCCCGAGATCATCACCGTCAGGTCGGTCTGCATCATGCGCGCCAGCATGCGGTAGATGTCCTGCATGGCCGCCGAGCGGCCGACCAGCGGCATCGTTTCGGGCTTCTCTTCCGGCCGCGCATCGATCTTCGGCCGTCGCGGCTCCGACAGCGCCCGGTTGACGATGTTGAGGAGCTCGGTCAGATCGAAGGGTTTTGGCAGATATTCGTACGCGCCGGTTTCGGAGGCGCGAATCGCCGTCATGAAAGTGTTTTGCGCGCTCATGACGATAACGGGCAGCTCCGGCCGCGCCTTCTTGATGCGCGGCAGCATGTCGAAGGCGTTCTCGTCCGGCATCACCACGTCGGTGATGACGAGATCGCCCTCGCCAGCCGCCACCCAACGCCACAATGTCGAGGCATTGGAGGTGACGCGCACCTCGTGACCGACGCGGGAGAGCGCCTGATTGAGCACCGTGCGGATCGCCGCGTCGTCGTCGGCGACGAGAATATTGCCGCGTGCGCTCATTTGCGGTCTCCTTCAGCGTCTTGATCGCCGCCATGCGCGGTTTCCTTCCAGGCCGGCATCAGGACGCGGAAGGTCGTCGCGCGCGGGCGCGGGGTCGAATCGCATTCGATGATGCCGCCATGCTCGCCGACGATCTTGGCGACGAGCGCCAGCCCCAGCCCCGAGCCGTTCGGCTTGGTGGTGATGAAGGGATCGAACAGGATCGGCAGGATATCCTCCGAGACGCCGGAGCCGTTGTCGCGCACGCAGAACTCCAGCGGCAGCGACACGCGGTCCTGTGTGCCTGGAACGGAAACGCGAATACCTGGCCTGAAGGCGGTCGACAGTACGATCTCGCCCTGTGGGTCACTGCCGATCGCCTCGGCGGCATTCTTGATCAGGTTGAGGAACACCTGGATGAGTTGGTCACGGTTGGCGAATACCGGAGGCAATGACGGATCATAGTCCTCCAGAATCTTGATTTTCTTTGCAAAACCATTCTTGGCAATCGCCTTCACATGGTCGAGCACGATATGGATGTTGACAGGGTAACGGTCGATCGGCCGCTCGTCGGAAAAGACCTCCATGCGATCGACCAGCGACACGATGCGGTCGGTCTCGTCGGTGATCAGCCGGGTCAGCGCGCGGTCCTCGTCGGAAGCGGACAGTTCGAGCAATTGGGCGGCGCCGCGGATGCCCGAGAGCGGGTTCTTGATTTCGTGCGCCAGCATCGCCGCCAGGCCGGTCACCGAGCGCGCGGCACCGCGATGCGTCATCTGCCGGTCGATCTTATCGGCCATCGACCGTTCCTGGAACATTACCACGACGGAGCCCGGGAATTCCGGCACCGGCGCGGCATAGAGGTCGACCACCTTCTCGATGCCGAGGCGGGGTGACGACACGTCGACCCGGTACTCGTTGACTGGAGCCCGT
The genomic region above belongs to Mesorhizobium sp. B4-1-4 and contains:
- a CDS encoding ATP-binding protein; amino-acid sequence: MRCIDRTQSLAPDGDMAPQAPTLNKQLFSEPGARDGRRLLALPGVVAVGGALVMAAISFAILVGATPIAPDAKTTWALIGLNAAFVLVLIALVGREVHRIVMARRHGKAASRLHVRIVAMFALVAAIPAIMVAIIASITLDIGLDRWFEIRTKTIVNSSLSIADAYVQENARNLQGTTLSMAYDLDASRTLYGLDRTGFLDLMNKESVGRGLAHAALIKPDGSFVMSAKTDADFAMPEPPEGAVSSASDGKPVLIEPRTRNIMGAIVKLREIEGLYLYTIRLVDPEVIKARQIVRSNTDEYRNLEDNRRTSQVAFALPYLSLTLIIILSAIWTGIAVADRLVRPIRQLIGAADEVATGNLDVAVPVRPSDGDVASLGDTFNKMLLELKSQRNEILSAKDLIDERRRFSEAVLAGVTAGVIGVDPYGIITIVNRSAESMLAISASAALGQNLSAILPHVGRVFEIGRKSGKPVYREQVTFYRAGAERTFNVQITIEAGDDGSEEKSYVVTVDDITDLVQAQRSSAWADVARRIAHEIKNPLTPIQLSAERIKRRYGKVITEDREVFDQCTDTIIRQVEDIGRMVDEFSAFARMPKPEMKAIDLREALREASFLVEVSRADIIFERIFGNEPLKGTFDSRLMAQAFGNVIKNAAEAIDGLEQKDGSHGIIRIQAGRQNGAIRIDVIDNGKGLPRENRQRLLEPYMTTREKGTGLGLAIVKKIVEDHGGRLELHDAPADFHGGRGAMISIILPPAAGAPPRGESRAEHERETEKVGNGV
- the ntrC gene encoding nitrogen regulation protein NR(I), which codes for MSARGNILVADDDAAIRTVLNQALSRVGHEVRVTSNASTLWRWVAAGEGDLVITDVVMPDENAFDMLPRIKKARPELPVIVMSAQNTFMTAIRASETGAYEYLPKPFDLTELLNIVNRALSEPRRPKIDARPEEKPETMPLVGRSAAMQDIYRMLARMMQTDLTVMISGESGTGKELVARALHEYGRRRGGPFVAINMAAIPRDLIESELFGHEKGAFTGAQNRSTGRFEQAEGGTLFLDEIGDMPMEAQTRLLRVLQQGEYTTVGGRTPIKTDVRIVAATNKDLRTLINQGLFREDLFYRLNVVPLRLPALRERSEDVPDLVRHFFKLGEMEGLQTKRISSGGIELMKRYPWPGNVRELENLVRRLAALYSQDEISAEIIEAELKTGERPVVPGGGNLIPDDLSIGQAVEHFLQRYFASFAGELPPAGLYQRILSEVEYPLVLASMTATRGNQIKAAELLGLNRNTLRKKIRELGVNVYKSSRPG
- a CDS encoding two-component system sensor histidine kinase NtrB, giving the protein MNATAGQGADRANAAQIVLNTIRRPVIMISEEGFITFANADAEDFFRASATMLARNTLSKLIPFGSPLLTLVDQVRERRAPVNEYRVDVSSPRLGIEKVVDLYAAPVPEFPGSVVVMFQERSMADKIDRQMTHRGAARSVTGLAAMLAHEIKNPLSGIRGAAQLLELSASDEDRALTRLITDETDRIVSLVDRMEVFSDERPIDRYPVNIHIVLDHVKAIAKNGFAKKIKILEDYDPSLPPVFANRDQLIQVFLNLIKNAAEAIGSDPQGEIVLSTAFRPGIRVSVPGTQDRVSLPLEFCVRDNGSGVSEDILPILFDPFITTKPNGSGLGLALVAKIVGEHGGIIECDSTPRPRATTFRVLMPAWKETAHGGDQDAEGDRK